The following coding sequences are from one Lolium rigidum isolate FL_2022 chromosome 6, APGP_CSIRO_Lrig_0.1, whole genome shotgun sequence window:
- the LOC124664958 gene encoding peptide-N4-(N-acetyl-beta-glucosaminyl)asparagine amidase A-like, with translation MAESFVHVFLFLLLAITSYPVVLASPHKLRLSASEVAAIEARAPPPPDQPTTFFEVDRPHRPPPGSFGPCSTVLLSHSFAYTYTKPPVTAAYSPPPCLAAAGGHASLISLAVLEWRAACRGVQYDRIFGVWLGGAELLRGCTAEPRANGIVWSVSKDVTKYASLLAARSPSTLAVYLGNVVNEQYTGVYHANLTLHLYFRHPPQPPQPGLGPADVIVPISQSLPLNDGLWFQIQNGQDVGSASLAVPINAYRAVLEVYVSYHADDEFWYTNTADGHGPFREVTVSIDGDLVGAVWPFPVIYTGGINPLLWRPITGIGSFSLPSYDIEVTPFLSKLLDGKAHEFDVSVTNAQDVWFVDANLHLWLDPRGAPTTAGLTSYEAPPLDTSIAFRPDGPGDEFYYTTAFRRISATGWVQTSSYGKITATWTQRLGYENTNEVWGDSQQVVNQTTEAYSGVHVVDRAGVAYSQEAQQSFRLDIFVGVVNESFNGSYTVARDVRLGFAEDRVAAGRAAFWSRSLGNAQECAVNIDVDDEGDAVGVSWGTRQSYGYEATDGCYSRDVTSSGYAIVSDHSDEACLKGSFSSRAGTVAPPALARMSS, from the coding sequence ATGGCCGAGTCCTTCGTGCACGTTTTCCTCTTCCTCCtgctcgccatcacttcctatccAGTCGTTCTCGCTTCACCTCACAAGCTCCGTCTCTCGGCATCGGAAGTAGCCGCGATCGAGGcgcgcgcgccgcctccgcctgATCAACCCACCACCTTCTTCGAGGTGGACCGGCCACACCGGCCACCGCCGGGCAGCTTCGGCCCATGCTCCACGGTGCTTCTCTCGCATTCCTTCGCTTACACCTACACCAAGCCCCCTGTCACGGCAGCCTACTCCCCGCCGCCGTGCCTCGCCGCAGCGGGCGGCCACGCGTCATTGATCTCCCTTGCCGTTCTCGAGTGGCGAGCTGCCTGCCGGGGCGTTCAGTACGACCGCATCTTCGGCGTCTGGCTCGGCGGCGCCGAGCTCCTCCGCGGTTGCACCGCCGAGCCGCGGGCCAACGGCATCGTCTGGTCCGTGTCCAAGGATGTCACCAAGTACGCGTCCCTACTCGCCGCGCGCAGCCCCTCCACCCTCGCTGTCTACCTCGGCAACGTTGTCAACGAGCAGTACACCGGCGTGTACCACGCAAACCTCACGCTCCACCTCTACTTCCGCCACCCGCCGCAACCTCCGCAGCCAGGGCTGGGCCCCGCCGACGTCATCGTTCCTATCTCGCAAAGCCTCCCGTTGAACGACGGCTTATGGTTCCAGATCCAGAACGGCCAGGACGTCGGGTCCGCGAGCCTCGCCGTGCCGATCAATGCCTACCGTGCCGTTCTCGAGGTGTACGTGTCGTACCACGCCGACGACGAGTTCTGGTACACCAACACGGCCGACGGCCACGGCCCATTCCGGGAGGTCACTGTCAGCATCGACGGGGACCTCGTCGGCGCCGTGTGGCCGTTCCCGGTCATCTACACAGGAGGCATTAACCCACTCCTCTGGCGCCCGATCACCGGGATCGGGTCGTTCAGTCTCCCGTCCTACGACATCGAGGTCACGCCATTCTTGAGCAAATTACTGGACGGCAAGGCGCACGAGTTTGACGTGTCAGTGACCAACGCCCAGGACGTGTGGTTCGTCGACGCGAACCTCCACCTGTGGCTGGACCCCAGGGGCGCGCCGACGACGGCGGGCCTCACCAGCTACGAGGCGCCGCCGCTCGACACGAGCATCGCGTTCCGGCCCGACGGCCCCGGGGACGAGTTCTACTACACGACCGCGTTCCGGCGCATCTCCGCCACAGGGTGGGTGCAGACGTCGTCCTACGGCAAGATCACCGCGACGTGGACGCAGAGGCTCGGGTACGAGAACACGAACGAGGTCTGGGGGGACAGCCAGCAGGTGGTGAACCAGACGACCGAGGCGTACTCCGGCGTGCACGTCGTCGACCGCGCCGGCGTGGCGTACTCGCAGGAGGCGCAGCAGAGCTTCCGACTCGACATCTTCGTGGGCGTGGTGAACGAATCCTTCAACGGCTCGTACACGGTGGCGAGGGACGTGAGGCTCGGTTTCGCTGAGGACAGGGTCGCCGCCGGCCGCGCAGCGTTCTGGTCCCGGTCGCTGGGCAACGCGCAGGAGTGCGCCGTGAACatcgacgtggacgacgaaggtgaCGCGGTCGGGGTGTCGTGGGGCACGAGGCAGAGCTACGGGTACGAGGCGACCGACGGGTGCTACTCCCGGGACGTGACAAGCAGCGGCTACGCCATCGTCTCCGACCACTCCGACGAGGCCTGCCTGAAGGGGTCGTTTTCTTCCCGTGCCGGCACCGTGGCGCCTCCAGCTTTGGCGCGGATGAGCTCGTGA